The following proteins are co-located in the Eriocheir sinensis breed Jianghai 21 chromosome 34, ASM2467909v1, whole genome shotgun sequence genome:
- the LOC127007207 gene encoding uncharacterized protein LOC127007207, which produces MNRDVIPRLYRAARRFIDKCEAPNHPLLFEHCMLGAVVICGELLTDGEWLEEHAMHCIRRLDLGELTPDHQDWARCELNFYSTALQDKPSAHRFHPWLYNKLRMAVHVYATLGLLLLGYAVWLTFQNERVVAALRDFQGRVHAWDKVTRWGKRLGVAEMLRHNTSLGLYAADVAITLYFAVVDSILMVIVLLTFDPWTIKLQLGDRDILDPSDVAVTSFPPLAWCDVSQETGRLEGTYSYNCEVAANNTYVLLVVFLAAALTSMWVKTMAELLRCLLMALVPAWRRAMLGTPLALPTGRTRDMCHLRRYTTLRGFRVSLREEVRERQGKKVMKKELCPYVNTS; this is translated from the coding sequence ATGAACCGGGACGTCATCCCCCGCCTGTACCGCGCGGCGCGAAGATTCATCGACAAGTGCGAGGCGCCCAACCACCCGCTGCTGTTCGAGCACTGCATGCTGGGCGCCGTGGTGATCTGCGGAGAGCTGCTCACCGACGGGGAGTGGCTGGAGGAGCACGCCATGCACTGCATCCGCCGCCTGGACCTCGGGGAGCTGACTCCGGACCACCAGGACTGGGCTCGATGCGAGCTCAACTTTTACTCCACGGCGCTGCAGGACAAGCCGTCCGCGCATCGCTTCCACCCGTGGCTCTACAACAAGCTGAGGATGGCTGTGCACGTGTACGCAACGCTGGGCCTCCTGCTGCTCGGCTACGCCGTGTGGCTCACCTTCCAGAACGAGAGGGTGGTGGCTGCGCTGCGGGACTTCCAGGGACGTGTCCACGCGTGGGACAAGGTGACCCGGTGGGGGAAGCGCCTGGGGGTGGCGGAGATGCTACGGCATAACACCTCCCTAGGGCTGTACGCCGCGGACGTGGCCATCACCCTTTACTTCGCCGTGGTGGACTCAATCCTGATGGTGATCGTACTGCTGACTTTTGACCCCTGGACCATCAAGCTGCAGCTGGGTGATCGAGACATTCTGGACCCCAGCGACGTTGCCgtcacctccttcccccccctggCCTGGTGTGACGTGAGCCAGGAGACCGGCCGTCTGGAGGGCACCTACAGCTACAACTGTGAGGTGGCCGCCAACAACACCTACGTGCTGCTGGTGGTGTTCCTGGCAGCCGCCCTCACCTCCATGTGGGTCAAGACCATGGCGGAGCTGCTCCGCTGCCTGTTGATGGCCCTCGTGCCGGCCTGGCGCCGCGCCATGCTGGGCACGCCGTTGGCGCTGCCCACAGGCCGCACCAGGGACATGTGCCACCTGCGTCGCTACACCACGCTGAGGGGCTTCCGCGTCTCTCTccgggaggaggtgagggagcggCAGGGGAAGAAAGTCATGAAAAAGGAGCTGTGCCCGTATGTTAACACCTCCTAG